A single window of Rubripirellula lacrimiformis DNA harbors:
- a CDS encoding DUF2357 domain-containing protein, translating to MKPSTTDNTEALYFLSRGPWPSSKGAHEESHGLRTFLWVDAEFEQVFSPSLGELVSVGEMIERDGSLWRRFELPKNYESSDGISIVRCIGPAGSRDLKILDRQRLPARSLLDEVEKLDSSGEDDEANDLLAASGFEDDARKGSKAIKLIDRHSDLVYQLLQTRQTTGPFTETDYRGLGFRSTKSVCEQWNQVGHSKVPPLSLIVRLADEIPDVLENVCRKPRVILRRQRELELATRIQQVDAACIRWMSRQPGRTLAEKAGPRQRLMAVVRREDCNTPENRVALDLLRRCKRAGEIYIARHNEFEASQRYLKVKTFVKLCDRLIRRSAISAVGKLVGTAQPNYVLQHEERYSVLWDAYQRLVRHEKVTQSTWMWRDRLWSEWLWFGIASSLSSFSFESPAHRTLLSLSDEPNCGRFSHLNSIGPWWVHFGGKVSTLHLLPQRQLRECSFVPESISRCCPDFVVACIGQECRGLAIWSNLDPLSPKSTATTTAKHLVNAMEHVGHVPGWKSLVVTGGGDRIESGELSCSVAWASTPLMLQDFRDDWNALLMERFRHVL from the coding sequence GTGAAACCCTCCACCACCGACAATACTGAGGCACTTTACTTTCTTTCCAGGGGACCCTGGCCGTCATCCAAGGGTGCACATGAAGAAAGCCACGGGCTAAGAACCTTTCTCTGGGTCGATGCTGAGTTTGAACAAGTCTTCAGTCCCAGCCTAGGCGAGCTTGTATCCGTCGGCGAAATGATTGAACGGGATGGTTCTTTGTGGCGTCGATTTGAGCTGCCGAAGAATTACGAATCTAGTGACGGCATCTCGATCGTCAGATGTATAGGCCCCGCGGGTAGTCGTGACCTTAAGATTCTCGACCGACAACGGCTTCCGGCACGAAGTCTGCTAGACGAAGTTGAAAAATTGGACAGCAGCGGCGAGGACGATGAGGCGAATGACTTGCTAGCCGCGTCTGGCTTCGAAGATGATGCAAGAAAGGGATCGAAGGCCATCAAGCTTATCGACCGTCATTCCGACCTGGTCTATCAGTTGCTTCAGACAAGGCAGACGACTGGGCCATTCACTGAGACGGACTATCGCGGCCTTGGCTTTCGGTCGACAAAGTCCGTTTGTGAGCAGTGGAACCAAGTTGGGCATTCGAAAGTTCCGCCCTTGTCGCTGATCGTTCGACTTGCCGATGAAATCCCAGACGTCCTCGAGAATGTATGCCGAAAGCCAAGAGTGATTCTCCGGCGGCAGAGGGAACTCGAGTTGGCGACTCGAATACAACAGGTCGATGCCGCCTGCATCCGCTGGATGAGTCGCCAGCCGGGAAGAACGCTGGCCGAGAAGGCAGGCCCACGCCAGCGACTAATGGCAGTTGTTCGCCGAGAAGACTGCAACACGCCCGAAAATCGAGTCGCCCTCGACCTTCTTCGGCGATGCAAGCGTGCCGGTGAAATCTACATCGCCAGACACAATGAGTTCGAAGCAAGCCAACGTTATCTTAAGGTCAAAACTTTTGTGAAGCTATGCGATCGGTTGATTCGGCGCTCTGCAATTTCAGCCGTTGGGAAACTAGTTGGTACGGCACAGCCTAACTATGTCTTGCAGCATGAAGAACGTTACTCAGTTCTGTGGGACGCGTATCAACGACTTGTTCGGCACGAAAAAGTAACTCAATCAACGTGGATGTGGAGAGATCGGCTTTGGAGTGAGTGGCTTTGGTTCGGAATTGCGAGTTCACTCTCGTCCTTTTCCTTTGAGTCTCCAGCACACAGGACCCTGTTATCACTGTCTGATGAACCAAACTGCGGACGGTTTAGCCATTTAAATTCGATTGGTCCTTGGTGGGTTCATTTCGGTGGAAAGGTTTCGACTCTTCACCTATTACCACAGCGTCAGCTTCGAGAATGCAGTTTTGTACCCGAAAGCATATCTCGATGCTGTCCTGACTTTGTTGTCGCGTGCATCGGACAAGAGTGTCGGGGGCTCGCGATCTGGTCCAACCTGGATCCGCTTTCCCCAAAAAGTACGGCAACCACCACCGCAAAACACTTGGTGAACGCGATGGAACATGTGGGCCACGTCCCTGGATGGAAATCCTTGGTGGTCACTGGAGGCGGCGACCGTATCGAATCGGGCGAATTGAGTTGCTCAGTCGCGTGGGCTTCAACGCCTTTGATGCTGCAAGACTTCAGAGACGACTGGAATGCATTATTGATGGAGCGTTTTCGACATGTCCTATGA